The nucleotide sequence AAGTTCTGGTGCGTCAGGCCGAGCATCTGCACGAGATAGGACAGCGTGCTTTCGCCGCCGTAGTTCTGCCAGTTGGTGTTGGTGATGAAGGAGATCGCCGTGTTGAAGGAGAGGTCCTCCGCGACCGCCGATTGCCCGGCCGGGTTGAACGGCAATATCGCCTGAAGCCGCATCACGCCGTAGATGACGAGGAAGCCGCCGACATGGAACAGCAGCATCGCGACCGTATAGGTCAGCCAATGCTGCTCGCGCTTCTCGTCGACGCCGGAGAACCAGTAAATGCCGGCCTCGATCGGCCGCAGCACCGGCGACAGGAAGGTCCGCTCGCCGTTGAATACGCGCGTCATGTACCAGCCGAGCGGCTTTGCGAACGCGACGATAATGACGCAAAAGAGAATGATCTGGAGCCAACCGATCATGGTCATGGAATCAACCCTTCAGGCATGGTGCAATCCTTCAGATTTTTTGCCCGCAGGAGCAGCAGGAGCACCGTCAGCAGGCCGGCGACGAGCACGACGTCCGCCAGCAGCAATTCGAGAAGCAGCAGCACGGGATCAGAACCGCTCGGGCCGCAGCAGCGCGTAGGTGAGATAGATCAGGAGGCCAAACGAGACGGCACCGGCGAGCGCATAATCGAAGATCATGGTCCGCTCCGTCACAGCCGTTCGCAGGCGTAGGTGTAGCCGATCGCCAGCGCGAAGAACGCGGCAACCAGCGCCAGCATCAGAATGTCCATCATGGTGATACTCCTCGTTGCAGCCCTAGTGTCCGGCGCAACCGTTTCCCGGAGTCCCGGCGGATAAGGTGAAACAGGGAAGCGCAACGCATTTCCACGGCACCAGCCCGGACTTTTGACCGCGCTGAAGTGCCACCACAGCCATAGGTTTTCGAGATGAGGGCTATGGCGACGTTATAGGAATCTCATAAAGGCCGAGGGCTCGCTCCGCGGGCGAAAGCCCCACACTTATGAGATCCCTATATCTCGCACCCCGTCTCCATCTCGTTTTCAAATGCCCTTTTGGCCATCTTGGAGAGGCCGGCCGACTGACCGACGCCAAATCCAGGAGGCCTGACATGACCGCTGCTCTCCGACGCCTCGATCCACCCTCCCTCAACCAGCGGCTTCGCGCGGCACCGACAACGACGCGGCCGTTGATGCTCGACATCATCGATCACGCCTGCCGGCGCTTCCCTTCGCTCGGACAGAGTGAGCGTACGGCACGCGTCATGCGCCTGGTCGACGTCGAGGCCTGGGCCGATGCCGCGCTGGCGCTGATGGAGCTCGAGCTGCCGATGTGGCAGGTCCGCCGCATCGCCTATGACGAGGGCGAGTGGCATTGCGCGCTCTCGCGCGCGCGGGAATTGCCGGAGTGGCTGGACGCCGCTGTCGAGGCTCGGCATGCCGACCTCGCACTCGCTCTGCTGTCGGCCTTCATCGAGGTGCAGGCGTTGGCCATGGAGGTCTCGCGGCCAAGCGTTCCCACCGTCCGCCCGGCGCTCGATCCGCTTTACGAGCCGATCGCCTGCGACAATTTCGGCTAGACCGACCAGGACAGAAGGACACCAGACAATGTCGACGCTGACTCAACGTCTTGAGCGGCCCCTTCAGTGGCCGGCACGGCGGCTCCGGATATCGAAGCTGCGCAAGGCCCGGCTCAGGCGCATCGCCCTGCATGGGCTGGCCTTGCTCTCGATGGGCAGCGTGCTCACCGCACTGATTGCGCTGAGGACTGCAATTCTGTGTTTCGCGAGGTAACGACATGATCGAGCTCAAGATCATCATCCTGGTCGCATTGAAGGGCGCACTTCTGCTCGGCATGCGCGTCACCGCGCGCCCGGCCGCGGACGGCTAGCATGCAGCCGTTCAAGGGAAATCTGGAGCAGGCGGTCACCGTGACCATCCTGACGATGACCTTGAGCCTGATCTGGGGCGGCATCCTGACGCTCGTGATCACGCTCCTCGCGCGCGGTCTCGGCGTCTAGGGCTAGGCCCCGCGATCGACCGCGAGTTGACCATGGCTGCCTACGAGGCGAGCAGCCCGGTCGCGCCTCCCGGTTGAGGCGCATATCCGGCGGAAAAAACCCGGTCGATCTGGCGCAAATTCATGGAACCGTGTAGATCGGTTTCATGAGCACCAGCACCGTCAACGTCGTCGCCCATCCCCTGGTCCAGCACAAGCTCTCGCTGATGCGGGAGAAGGACCGCTCGACCAAGAGCTTTCGCGAAATCCTGAACGAGATCGGGATGCTGCTCGGCTACGAGGTGACGCGCGACCTGCCGCTGGAGCTGGTCGGGATCGAGACGCCGATCGCGCCGATGCAGGCGCCGAAGATCGCCGGCAAGAAGCTCACGCTGGCGCCGATCCTGCGCGCCGGCGTCGGCTTCCTCGACGGCATGCAGGCGCTGATGCCTTCCGCACGCATCGCCCATATCGGACTCTACCGCGACCCCGAGACGTTGCAGGCCGTGGAATATTACTTCAAGGCGCCGCAGGACCTGTCCGACCGCACCGTGATCCTGATGGATCCGATGCTGGCGACCGGCAATTCGGCCTGCGCGGGCGCATCCCTGCTCAAGGCGCGCGGCGCCCGCGACATCCGCTTCGTCTGCCTGCTGGCCGCCCCCGAAGGCATCGCGCAATTCCAGAGCGAGCATCCGGACGTGCCGGTCTGGACCGCCGCGATCGACGAGCGGCTCAACGACCACGGCTACATCGTGCCGGGCCTCGGCGATGCCGGCGACCGGATGTTCGGCACCAAGTAGACAGATTTGCGCGATCGGGTTACTCCGGTTGCCATGAGTGCCAACCAATTTTCGCTGCAATCTCTGATTGACGTCGAGCCTGCCGCCGATCCCGCCTTCGTATTCGACGGCACGCCAGTCTCGCGCGCGGAGTTCTCTGCACAGGTCGAGCGGACGGCCGCATGGCTCGCCGCGCAAGGCATCGGCAAGGGTGATGTCGTCGCGGTCTGGCTGGTCAACCGGGTCGAATGGCTCGCGCTGCTGTTCGCCGCCGCCCGCCTTGGCGCCGTGGTCGCTGCCGTCAACACGCGCTACCGCAGCGCGGAGGTCGCGCACCTGCTCAAGCTGTCCGGCGCGAAGCTGATGGTGGTCGAGGCCGCGTTCCGCGCGATCGACTTTGCCGCCATCCTCGCCGACGTCGCCAGGAACGAAGTGCCTGCCCTGCAAAGGCTCGCGGTGGTCGGCACGGATGAGATTCCGGGCCAATGGCCCTGTGTGCGGTTCGATGCCTTCGACAAGCCTTACCCACCGGCGCCGCCGGCACAGGGCGATGTCGATCTGCCGGTGCTGCTCTACACGACATCGGGCACGACCAAGGGACCAAAGCTCGTCGTGCATTCGCAGCGGACGTTGGCCACGCACGCCGTCTCCGTCGCCAGAGCGCTAAACCTCTCGCCGCAGCGTCACTCGCTACTGGCCATGCTGCCATTCTGCGGCACTTTCGGCATGACTAGCCTGCTCGGCTTCGTCGCCGCGGGCGCGACCATCCATATGCTCGACGCCTTCGAGGCGGCACCGGCGCTGGAGATTCTCGGTAAGCACAAGATCACGCACTCCTTCGGCTCGGACGAGATGTTCCGCCGCATCCTCGCCCTCACTGATGCACCACGGCCGTTCCCGCATCTCGAGATCTGCGGCTTCGCCGCGTTCCAGCCCGGCTGGCGCGAGCTTGCCGCGGAGGCCGAGGCACGCGGCCTGCCGCTGTTCGGCCTCTACGGTTCGAGCGAGGTGCAGGCGCTGTTCTCGATCGCCCGCGCCAGCGACGCCTTCGCCGATCGCATCGAGGGCGGCGGCTGGCCGATGTCCCCGGAAGCACTGGTGCGCGTGCGCAATATCGAGACCGGCGAGCTTGCGGCCCAAGGTGTCTCCGGCGAGATCGAGATCAGCGCGCCGTCGCGCTTCCTCGGCTACTTCAACAATCCCGGGGCGACGCGCGAGGCGATCACTGCCGACGGCTTCTTTCGCACCGGCGACATCGGCCGGCTGCGGGGCGACGGCGCCTTCGTCTACGAGACCCGCGCCGGCGATGCGATGCGGCTCGGCGGCTTCCTGGTCGCGCCCGGCGAGATCGAGGACGAGCTCAAAGCCTGCACCGGGGTGGCCGATGCCCAGGTCGTCGCCGTCGATCTGAAGGGGTCCGCGCGCTGCATCGCCTTCGTGATTCCGACAAGCGAGCCGCCACAACACGAGCAGCTGACTGCGCGTCTGCGCGATCGGCTCGCCGGCTACAAGGTGCCGGCACGGATCTACCTCGTGGACGCCTTCCCGGTCACCGACAGCGCCAATGGCGTGAAGATCCAGCGCGCCCGGCTGCGCGCCATGGCGATGGAGCGGATCGCTGCCGAATAGCGACCGGCGAGGCGCATCCACACAACGCGCTGTCATGCACCGCCTGGTCCGCAATTGCGCACGGGGGCGGGGCATCCAGTATTCCCGAGACAGCGGTGATAGAGCCGCGAGGCTGCGGCTTATTGGATTACCCGCCTTCGCGGGGAATGACACCGAGAGTGTTGAGCCTATTTCAGGTAACTTGCGAGATTGATGCTCAGGATCTTGGCGAGCGCCGAATAGGACGCCGTGAGCTGTGCCTGGTAAGTCGAGAGCTGCGCCGTGACGGCGGCGACGTCGACGCCGGTGAGGTCGTTCGACAGCGTCTCAGCATAGCTCTTGTAGTCGGTCTGGCGCGCGCTCGCCGTCTCGATCGAGGACGCGGCGTTCGACAGCTTGGCCTGCACCGCCGCAGTGTCGTCCAGCGCCGTGCCAGCGAGATCGAGTGCGCTGGAGATGTCCGAGGACGACAGCGTGGTGCTATTGGCCACGAATTTGAGCACCCGCATCACCTCTTCGAACGCCGAATTGTCCGCGGTGACGCCGTACGACACCGTCTCGTCGGAGGCGACCCGTACCGAGGCGATCTCGTCGTCACCGTTGTAGTAGCTGGTGTCAGTCGCGGTCAGGGAGCCGCTGCCGGACGAGAAGCCGGTGAGGTCGACCGGCGCGGTGTCGGTCTTGCCCCCGGCGAACACATACTGGCCGTCATATTGCGTGTTCATCAGCGACCCCATCTCCTCCAGCATCTGCTGGGCGGTGGTGATCACCGAATTCGTCTCGGTCGAGCTGCCGGTCGAGGCCGCGCTGAGCTGGGAGCGGAGCTGCGTCAGGATGTCGGTCATCGATCCGATCGCCGAATACATCACCTGCACCTTGCTGTCGGCGAGCGTCGCGGCGTCGACATAGGATTGCGCGCGCGTCACCGAGACCTGAAGGTTGACGAGATGTTGCGCATCCGAGCCGTAGCCGCCGAAATCGCTCGAGACCACGCCCGACGATTCCTGGATCTGCTTGTTGGCCATGACCGTCTCGACGCGCATCGCGTCGGCGATCATCTTGTTCGACTGCGCGAAGGTGGCGACCCGCATCGCGGCCATGAGCCCGCTCCCGCCCGTTACGACTGCACGGCGGACAACAACGCCGAGTACATGGTGTTGATGGCCTGGATCAGCGCGGAAGCCGCGGTATATTTGTTCTGGAGCGTGCTGAGCTTGGCGGACTCCTCGTCGAGGTTGACGCCGGATTGCGAGGACAGCGAGCTCGCATAGGTCGACTGTGCGGTCTCCTTCGCGGTGTAATCGGTCGATGCCTGCGAGGCCTTGCTGGCGACGTCGGCCACGATGGCCGACGCATAATCGGCCAGCGAACCGGTGGTGGCGGCAAGCCCGCCGGTGGCGGCGAAGGTCCGGGAATCCGTCAGCGCATCATAGAAGGCGTTGACGACGCTGGCCGACCCCGACGACAGCACGGTGCTGCCCACCGTCAGGCTCGACGAGGAATCCAGGGTCCCGAGCTGGAGCTCGTTGGTGCCGGACAGGATCTTGCTGTTGACCGCGATGTCCGAAGCACTGGTGCCGGTCACGAGGTCGTTGAGACCGAAATACTCCGAGAATCCCTCCCCCGAGCTTCCCACCGAGCTCGTCATCTCGTTGATGGCGACGCCGTTGCCGGATCCTGTCGCGGCGATCGAGAGATGGCCGTCCGCATCGACCGAGGCCGACAGTCCGGAGATGCCGTTGATGGCGGTGACGAGATCGCCGACGGTGGAATAGGACGACAGGTCGAGATCGCTGTAGGAGACCAGATTGCCGCTCTGGTCGGTCACGGCAAGGCGCACCGTACCCGTCGCGGACAGTGCCGTAGAGCTGGTGACGCTCGCCGTCCCGGTGAGGCTCGTCGGCGCCGGCACCGCGGAGGCGCTGTTCGAGACGCTGTTCATCGCGGAGGCGAGCTGCTGAGCGAGCTGGTCGAGCTGGGACTGTGCGTTCGGCAGCGTCGTGTCGCGAAGCGTGATCAGCGCCCCGATGTCGCCGCCTGTGATCTGCGAGGTGACGTCGACGCCGTTCACCGTGATCGCGCTGAAACCGCTCGACGAAGAGCCCGCGGTATAGGTCGTCGCCGCCGTCACATTGGCCGCGGCGGTATAGCTGATCGTATGGGCGGAGCTGTCGACCAGCGCCTGGCCGGACTTGGTGTAGATCTGAATGTCGCCGTTCGACGCCGTGAAATAGTTGATGTTCATCTTGGACGCGAGGTCCTGGAGCGCGGTGTTGCGCTGGTCCTCCAGATCCGCGGTCGACTGGCCGGCCGCCGCCGTCTGCTTGATCTGCGCATTCAGATCCGCGATCTGCTGCAAGTCCGTATTGACGTCGTCGATCGAGGACGCGATGTCCTGGTCGGCATCGGAGCGGAGCTTCTGGATGCTGCTCGACGTCTCTCGCAACTGGCTCGCGACGTCGTCGAGCGCGCTGACGACGTTGGATTGCAGCGAGGCGCTGCTCGGCGTGCTCGCCAGCGACGACAGCGCCGATTCCAGCGAGGCGATGCTGTTGGCGAGCGACGTCCCGGTCGACGCGTCGTCTGTGCTGCTGGTCGAGCCGTAGAGCTTTTCGAGCGACGTCAGATAGGTGTTGGTGGTGTCGGCCGAGCCGAGGTCGGAGGTCGCAGAGATCAGCGACTTCAACAGCAGCTTGTCGACCGTCGAGGTGATGCCCGTTACCGTGACGCCGGTGCCGACGCCATTGGTGACGCTGCTCGACTGGTTCGCAGTCTTGGTCGTATAGCCCGTCGTGTCGGCGTTCGAGATGTTCGACGACGTCACGCTGATCTGCACCGACGTGGCCGACAGGCCGCTGAAGGCGATCGATCGTGCGATATCGAGCGACACGGCGGGCTCCTTTCGTCGTCAGGCGCTGCGGCTGGTGCCGCTGGAGACCGCGCGCGCGGCAAGCCGGCCGGACGCGCCATAGGGCGACACCGCCGCGATCTGCTCGCGGATCGCCTGCATGACGGCCTCGATCCGGCGGTTGCTGGCCTCGATGGCCGCGCGCAGGCGCACCAGATTCTCGTCCATCGCCCCGCGCAGCTTCAGGATCCGCTCCATCAGCTGCTCGCGCAGCATCCGGTCGCGCACGTCCAGGCTGGTCGTGCCTGCCGCGCATTCGGCGACGGTCCGCTCGAACATCTCCGCCAACCGGTTCTTCTCGTCGACCTGCTTCAGGCGCGAGGCCGGCAGGCCCTTGGCCAGCTCCGCATTCTCCTCCGCGACCAGCGCGGTCAGCGTATCGATCAACGTGATCAGCGACTTGATCCGCGCGTCGCCGTTCGCGGCGTTCGTCCTCGTGGCTTTGCTCGTGGCTTGAGCTACAGTCATGGTCATCGCCTTCTTCTAGTTATGCCGTTTGCCGCGGCCGGCCTGCGCGTTGCGCAGATAGGCGCCGATCGCAGTCGTCCTGACGGTTGCCTGCCTCATCTCGCCCTCGATCTCCGCACATTCGCGCAAGAGGCCGCGCCGGGTCGTCTCGAAATCGTCGAGCAGCGCGAGCAATTGCTTGCGGTCGCTGCCCCTGACGGTCGCGGCTCGCGCCACCAGCCGCCTCAACCGGCGCAGCAGTGCTTCTCCTGCCGCGCTCGCCTCCGGGCTGCGCATCGCTCACCTCATCGCCGAGATCAGGGTGTCGTACATCTTGTTGACGGTGGAGATGACCTGGGACGCGGCGGAATAGGCCTGCTGCGCCGAGATCATGCTCGAGAACTGGCTGGAGGTGTCGGTGGTCGAGGATTCCAGCTCGCTGCCGTAGATCGTACCCGCGCCGTTCTCGCCGGAAGCCTGCAAGGAGGCATTCCCCGACGTCACGGTCGCCGAGTAGAGTCCGTTGCTGGACGCGGAGAGCCCGTTGGGATCGGCGAAGGTCGCCACCGCGATCTTGTAGATCGCGATGGTCTCGCCGTTGGAGTAGGTCGCGTCGACAACGCCGTCGGTGCCGATCGAGATGCTGGACAGCTTGCCGTAGGACAAACCATCGGAGTCGATGCTGGTGACGTTGACGGAGGGCGTGGTCTCGCCGGAGGCATATTGCGTCAGGCCATCGGTGCCGCCGACCGTGCCGAGGTCCATGGTGACGGTGCTGTCGGCCGCGCCGTCGGTCCAGCCCGTGATCGAGATGGTTGCCGGGTCAGGGCTGGTGCTGGCCAGCGAGCCGTCGCTGTTGAAGGTGATGTCGATCGTGCCGGAGGCCGTGCCGGTCGCGGTCGTGGTGTCCGACGACGAGGTCGGTTCGGCAAAGCTCGCGCTCCAGCTGTTGGTGCCGGTCTTGCTCCAGGTGATCTGCATCGTGTTTGCAGCACCGAGAGAGTCATACACCGTCATCGAGCTGGTATAGGTGTCGCCGGTGGCGGCATCCGACGGCAAATTGGCCGCGATCGTGGTCTTGGTGGTGGCGCTGCCGCTGGTCGAGGCGATCTGGGTGTTGATGGCCGACAGGTTGCTGGCCGACTCGCTGCCGACGACATTGCCGTCCGCGTCGGTGCGCCAGCCCTCGAGGTAGCTGCCGTTGTTCTCGAGATAGCCGGCATTGTTGATCGTGAAGGCACCGTTGCGGGTATAGGACGTGGTGCCGCCGGATGCGGCGCTGGTCACCACGAAGAAGCCCGAGCCCTGGATGGCGACGTCGGTGGCATTCGAGGTCGCGGCCAGCAGGCCCTGCTGGGTGATGTTGGCGCGGCCCGCGACGGTGACACCGCCCGACGCGTAGGAGGTGGTGTTGCTCGAAGCCGTCACGAGCGAATCGAACATCGCCGACGTCGTCTTGTAACCGGTCGTATCGGAGTTGGCGATGTTGTCGCTGATCATCGACAGGGACTGGCTCTGGGCGCTGAGCGCCGAGATCGCCGAGGACAATGCACCGGTGAGACTCATGATGAAACTCCGAGGAAATCAGGGCGTGGGGTCAGGACGTGACGCCGAGGATGTTGGCGGCGCTGACAGCGACGCCGTTCACCGTGAGCGAGGGCGTGGAGGTCGAGGTGTCGATGCCGGTCACCGTGCCGGTGACGGTGGTGTAGTTGAGCACCGAGTTGCCGGCGCTATCGGTCGCGGTCACCGAGATGGTGTACTTGCCGCCGTCGGCGAGCTGATTGCCGCTGGAATCCTTGCCGTCCCAGGTGAAGCTGTTGGAGCCGGAATTGCCGGTCCCGGTGCCGGTGAAGACGACGTTGCCGGAAGAATCCGAGATGCTGATCGAAACGTTCGATGCGGCCGAGGACAGCGAGTAGCCGAACGTCGCCGAGCCGTTGCTCAAGGTCGAGGTGTCGGTCTTCGCCTCGACGGTGTGGCCGATATAGTTCACCGAGTTGAGCGTCACGAGGCTCGAGAACGAGCTCGCCAGCGACGACATGTTGGAGTTGATCGACTCCTGCTGGGTGAAATTGGCGTAGGAGGTGAGCTGATTGATGAAGTCGGTGGTCGAGGTCGCGTTCAGCGGATCCTGGTTCTGAAGCTCGCTGACGAGCAGGCTCAGGAAATCGCTGGAGGTCAGCGACGAACTGGATGACGTGCTCGAGGACGACGAGGTCGTCGTGGTCGCAGTCGTTGCAGAACTCGTGGCGGAAACGGTCATCAGAAGCTCCGGCTTTCCTGCGCTGCCGGCGACGGATGTCGGCCGGCAGCGCTTGAAATCTGTGTGCTGATGAAACGGGTGGGCGCGCGGATTCAGGCGGGGATTCGCGCGCGCCAAAACGGCATTCGACACGGCAAAATCTGCCGTGCGCGTGCGTTAGAGGAGCGATGATGTTGAGCTGATCTGTCGCGGCGGCGGCAGTGCGCTCCCTCGCCCCGCAAACGGCGAGGTAAAGTGAAGCGACAATGTCGGAAAGAGCCGCTCAGCTCTCCGCGGTCTCGCCTTCGGTGCGCGGCTCGGCGGTGTCGCCTTTCATCTTCGCAGCGGCGGCGACGATGCGGTCGGCAAGGCCTGCGGGCGCGCGGACCGGAGGCGCGGCGAGCGCGTGGCGCAAGGCGCGCGCCTCGTCCAGCACGGCTTGCGCGGCGGACGAGCGCGCCAGCAGCTCTTCGGCGGGCAAACGCCGATCGTCGGGCCAGAGGGAGAGATCCTCGCCCAGCCGATCGATCAGTTCCTCAAACTCGGTGACGTCCATCGCCCGCCGGTCCCGCCTCGGTCAGGCCACGTCATAAAGC is from Bradyrhizobium xenonodulans and encodes:
- the upp gene encoding uracil phosphoribosyltransferase; amino-acid sequence: MSTSTVNVVAHPLVQHKLSLMREKDRSTKSFREILNEIGMLLGYEVTRDLPLELVGIETPIAPMQAPKIAGKKLTLAPILRAGVGFLDGMQALMPSARIAHIGLYRDPETLQAVEYYFKAPQDLSDRTVILMDPMLATGNSACAGASLLKARGARDIRFVCLLAAPEGIAQFQSEHPDVPVWTAAIDERLNDHGYIVPGLGDAGDRMFGTK
- a CDS encoding AMP-binding protein yields the protein MSANQFSLQSLIDVEPAADPAFVFDGTPVSRAEFSAQVERTAAWLAAQGIGKGDVVAVWLVNRVEWLALLFAAARLGAVVAAVNTRYRSAEVAHLLKLSGAKLMVVEAAFRAIDFAAILADVARNEVPALQRLAVVGTDEIPGQWPCVRFDAFDKPYPPAPPAQGDVDLPVLLYTTSGTTKGPKLVVHSQRTLATHAVSVARALNLSPQRHSLLAMLPFCGTFGMTSLLGFVAAGATIHMLDAFEAAPALEILGKHKITHSFGSDEMFRRILALTDAPRPFPHLEICGFAAFQPGWRELAAEAEARGLPLFGLYGSSEVQALFSIARASDAFADRIEGGGWPMSPEALVRVRNIETGELAAQGVSGEIEISAPSRFLGYFNNPGATREAITADGFFRTGDIGRLRGDGAFVYETRAGDAMRLGGFLVAPGEIEDELKACTGVADAQVVAVDLKGSARCIAFVIPTSEPPQHEQLTARLRDRLAGYKVPARIYLVDAFPVTDSANGVKIQRARLRAMAMERIAAE
- the flgK gene encoding flagellar hook-associated protein FlgK → MSLDIARSIAFSGLSATSVQISVTSSNISNADTTGYTTKTANQSSSVTNGVGTGVTVTGITSTVDKLLLKSLISATSDLGSADTTNTYLTSLEKLYGSTSSTDDASTGTSLANSIASLESALSSLASTPSSASLQSNVVSALDDVASQLRETSSSIQKLRSDADQDIASSIDDVNTDLQQIADLNAQIKQTAAAGQSTADLEDQRNTALQDLASKMNINYFTASNGDIQIYTKSGQALVDSSAHTISYTAAANVTAATTYTAGSSSSGFSAITVNGVDVTSQITGGDIGALITLRDTTLPNAQSQLDQLAQQLASAMNSVSNSASAVPAPTSLTGTASVTSSTALSATGTVRLAVTDQSGNLVSYSDLDLSSYSTVGDLVTAINGISGLSASVDADGHLSIAATGSGNGVAINEMTSSVGSSGEGFSEYFGLNDLVTGTSASDIAVNSKILSGTNELQLGTLDSSSSLTVGSTVLSSGSASVVNAFYDALTDSRTFAATGGLAATTGSLADYASAIVADVASKASQASTDYTAKETAQSTYASSLSSQSGVNLDEESAKLSTLQNKYTAASALIQAINTMYSALLSAVQS
- a CDS encoding flagellar hook assembly protein FlgD; translated protein: MTVSATSSATTATTTTSSSSSTSSSSSLTSSDFLSLLVSELQNQDPLNATSTTDFINQLTSYANFTQQESINSNMSSLASSFSSLVTLNSVNYIGHTVEAKTDTSTLSNGSATFGYSLSSAASNVSISISDSSGNVVFTGTGTGNSGSNSFTWDGKDSSGNQLADGGKYTISVTATDSAGNSVLNYTTVTGTVTGIDTSTSTPSLTVNGVAVSAANILGVTS
- a CDS encoding K(+)-transporting ATPase subunit F, whose product is MIFDYALAGAVSFGLLIYLTYALLRPERF
- a CDS encoding flagellin is translated as MAAMRVATFAQSNKMIADAMRVETVMANKQIQESSGVVSSDFGGYGSDAQHLVNLQVSVTRAQSYVDAATLADSKVQVMYSAIGSMTDILTQLRSQLSAASTGSSTETNSVITTAQQMLEEMGSLMNTQYDGQYVFAGGKTDTAPVDLTGFSSGSGSLTATDTSYYNGDDEIASVRVASDETVSYGVTADNSAFEEVMRVLKFVANSTTLSSSDISSALDLAGTALDDTAAVQAKLSNAASSIETASARQTDYKSYAETLSNDLTGVDVAAVTAQLSTYQAQLTASYSALAKILSINLASYLK
- the flgE gene encoding flagellar hook protein FlgE, producing the protein MSLTGALSSAISALSAQSQSLSMISDNIANSDTTGYKTTSAMFDSLVTASSNTTSYASGGVTVAGRANITQQGLLAATSNATDVAIQGSGFFVVTSAASGGTTSYTRNGAFTINNAGYLENNGSYLEGWRTDADGNVVGSESASNLSAINTQIASTSGSATTKTTIAANLPSDAATGDTYTSSMTVYDSLGAANTMQITWSKTGTNSWSASFAEPTSSSDTTTATGTASGTIDITFNSDGSLASTSPDPATISITGWTDGAADSTVTMDLGTVGGTDGLTQYASGETTPSVNVTSIDSDGLSYGKLSSISIGTDGVVDATYSNGETIAIYKIAVATFADPNGLSASSNGLYSATVTSGNASLQASGENGAGTIYGSELESSTTDTSSQFSSMISAQQAYSAASQVISTVNKMYDTLISAMR
- a CDS encoding flagellar protein FlgN, which gives rise to MTMTVAQATSKATRTNAANGDARIKSLITLIDTLTALVAEENAELAKGLPASRLKQVDEKNRLAEMFERTVAECAAGTTSLDVRDRMLREQLMERILKLRGAMDENLVRLRAAIEASNRRIEAVMQAIREQIAAVSPYGASGRLAARAVSSGTSRSA